The proteins below come from a single Aegilops tauschii subsp. strangulata cultivar AL8/78 chromosome 6, Aet v6.0, whole genome shotgun sequence genomic window:
- the LOC109734371 gene encoding uncharacterized protein, with protein sequence MAMWQPSPTPVLILGEGAANNGPKIDPLLLQVPLMKNWTESKAEKRDKYDLENGRGHGLIDDCITKEYRMKKLADEQAESSKKHSSRKSSVTRKRKVDCVSEVPANLKPFMDRVMNDMKEIRKELFRMPELCAQRLLEKMNKTGVRYKPGTMAEKEGKLFGQNSESSGHYDLDSEGGDSFKLSTGHLSSYKGEKDDPIDVPEQSEKKEASSLKTDEIEATRWQVQQNKQEVSQGVSDELFNETTPQFDHSVDDMVRAAVQYVKAYEHSPKHKNHEIFNNGKDEGLSAARVIDAYATYISDSSIVKDRYLREQLAGDIQDANDSAIMSFPDVSAWPIVPYDMPQQEDGNSCGLFLLRCFQYRDGEKFLTAISQESINSSRERMIAEIILSPENKLTEVKNKRRASPVPHEASVARAAPHLTCSPRAAQTAPCVQREMAHVGRVIWPASPRRTSLQGWPVPPPRLIPRRPTCIPLRPRAASAS encoded by the exons ATGGCCATGTGGCAACCTAGCCCTACTCCAG TACTTATATTGGGAGAAGGTGCAGCCAACAACGGCCCGAAAATTGATCCGTTGTTGTTGCAAGTTCCCCTAATGAAAAACTGGACTGAATCTAAAGCGGAGAAACGAGACAAGTACGACCTGGAAAATGGTCGTGGTCATGGATTG ATAGATGACTGCATTACGAAAGAGTATAGAATGAAAAAACTTGCAGATGAACAAGCTGAAAGCAGTAAGAAACATAGTAGTCGAAAGTCATCCGTTACGAGAAAGAGAAAAGTGGATTGTGTGTCCGAGGTCCCTGCTAACCTAAAGCCTTTTATGGACCGGGTTATGAATGATATGAAGGAAATTCGTAAGGAATTGTTTCGTATGCCGGAGTTATGCGCACAG AGATTGTTAGAGAAAATGAATAAAACAGGTGTGCGGTACAAACCAGGCACAATGGCAGAGAAGGAAGGAAAACTGTTTGGACAGAATAGTGAGTCCAG TGGCCATTATGATTTGGATTCTGAAGGAGGGGATTCGTTCAAACTCAGTACTGGTCACTTGAGTAGCTATAAAGGTGAGAAGGATGATCCTATAGATGTCCCAGAGCAGTCGGAAAAAAAAGAAGCATCATCTTTAAAAACCGATGAAATAGAAGCAACAAGATGGCAAGTGCAACAAAATAAGCAAGAAGTGTCACAGGGCGTGTCAGATG AACTGTTTAATGAAACAACCCCTCAGTTTGATCATTCTGTGGATGATATGGTGCGTGCCGCTGTGCAGTACGTGAAAGCGTACGAGCACTCACCAAAACATAAGAACCATGAAATATTCAACAACGGTAAAGATGAAGGACTTTCTGCAGCAAGA GTAATTGACGCTTATGCGACATACATATCGGATTCAAGTATCGTCAAGGACAGGTATCTT AGAGAGCAACTTGCAGGAGATATCCAAGATGCAAATGATAGTGCAATTATGTCGTTCCCGGATGTGTCCGCATGGCCTATAGTCCCGTACGACATGCCTCAACAAGAAGATGG GAACTCATGTGGGTTGTTCCTCCTTCGCTGTTTTCAATACCGGGACGGAGAAAAATTTCTAACTGCTATTTCTCAG GAATCTATTAATAGTTCGAGAGAAAGAATGATAGCTGAAATTATTTTGTCCCCAGAAAATAAGCTTACAGAAGTGAAGAACAAA AGGCGAGCGTCGCCCGTGCCGCACGAGgcgagcgtcgcccgcgccgcgccTCACCTCACGTGCTCGCCTCGTGCGGCTCAGACGGCACCATGTGTTCAGCGCGAGATGGCGCACGTGGGCCGTGTCATCTGGCCAGCCAGCCCGCGCCGCACGTCGCTCCAGGGTTGGCCTGTGCCGCCCCCGAGGTTGATTCCCCGTCGGCCCACTTGCATCCCTCTGCGCCCGAGGGCGGCGTCTGCCTCGTGA